The nucleotide sequence CGCACGCAGCAGGAACAAGCGAATGACATATCCTGATGCCACAAAGAAAATAATTACGGCAATAACAATTTCAACAATTTCCAAAGGAATACCAGCTGCGTTCGGCATATTCAGCGCTCCGTATTTCAAGGAACCGAATAGTGTGGCTCCGAAAATAACGCCGAGCGGTGTGTTCATGCCCAGCAAGGCAACTGCAATCCCATCAAATCCAATACCGGTAAATCCGGCTTTCGAAGATACATACTCAAATGTTCCCAGCGCTTCCATCGCGCCGCCGAGACCGGCAAAAGCTCCGGAAATCACCATTGCGAGCACGATGTTTTTATTCACATTCATGCCGGCATACTGAGAAGCATTATGGTTAAAGCCAACCGCTTTTAATTCAAAGCCTAAAGTTGTTTTTTCCAGGATGAACCACATCACGCCGACCATCACCAGCGCCAGGATAATTCCGTAATGAAGCCGTGAAAATTCTGTCAGGTTCTCAAAAAATTCAGAGCGCAGCGATGCACTGGCAAAAATGGATTCTGTACGGTCGCCGTCGCCTGAAACGGTTTTGATCAATGCATTCGTCACATGAAGTGCGATGTAGTTCATCATGATGGTAACGATTACTTCATGAACATGGAATTTCGCCTTTAACAGACCCGGTACAAATCCCCAAAGAGCGCCCGCTGCCGCTGCTGCTAAAATCGCAAGCGGCAAATGAATGATTTTCGGCAATTCGACCGCTACGCCGACGTATGCTGCTGCAAACCAGCCGACGATCAATTGCCCTTCCACTCCGATATTGAACAGTCCGGAACGGAAAGCAAAAGCTACCGCTAAACCGGCCAATAGGTATGGCGTAATCTGCCGCAATGTTTCCCCTACTGTATATAAGTCGCCAAAAATCCCGTTCCATAAAGCAAGGTAGCCGTCGACTGGATTGTACCCACTGACCAGCATAATAATCGCTCCAACGATTAACCCTAAAATAACGGAAATGACAGGGACCAGAATATTTGTTGCTTTAGTCGACATGCTGATCCTCACCTTCTCTTTCTAACCCGTTTTTCAATCCTTCACGGATGTGATGACCAGCCATCAACAATCCCAATTCTTGTTCAGTCGTTTCTTCCGGTTTCACAATATCGACGATTTCGCCGTCATGGATAACCGCAATGCGATCAGACACGTTCATGACTTCATCCAGTTCAAACGAAATCAATAATACCGCTTTTCCATTGTCCCGCTGCTCGATCAGACGGCTGTGGATAAATTCAATCGCCCCCACATCCAATCCTCGAGTCGGCAAGGCTGCAATTAACAATTCGGGATTGCGGTCCACTTCACGGCCGATAATGGCTTTTTGCTGGTTTCCTCCCGACAATGCCCGAGCCGGTTCATGCGGCCCTTGTGTGCGGACATCGTATGCAGCAATAATGTCTTTTGCTTTTTGATCAATCTTGTCGTAATCGATAATCCCGCCTTTGGAAATCGGGGCAGTGTAATAGGTCTGCAAGGAAATGTTATGGCCAATCGGGAAATCCAGGACCAGCCCGTGTTTGTGGCGATCCTGCGGAATATGTCCAACGCCGGATTCCGTCACTTTTCTCGGTTTCATATTGGTAACATCTTTTCCATGAATGGTGATGAGCCCGCTTTTCACTTTGCGGAGCCCGGTAATCGCTTCAATCAATTCCGACTGTCCATTGCCGTCGATTCCCGCAATTCCGACAATTTCGCCTTGACGGACATTCAAATCCAAGCTTTTTACCATTTCAACGCCGCGGTAGTCTTCGACAACCAGCTTTTGAATGTTCAAAATAACGTCTTTCGGATTTGCAGGCGTTTTAACTGTTTTAAATTCCACTTGCCGGCCGACCATCAATGAGGCCAGTTCAGCTGGACTTGTTTCAGAAGTCGTAACAGTTCCCACGCCCTGCCCTTTACGGATAACCGTTACCCGGTCTGAGACATCCATGATTTCTTTCAATTTATGGGTAATTAAAATAATCGATTTTCCTTCGGCAATCAGGCGTTTCATGATTTGGATCAATTCGACGATTTCCTGCGGCGTCAAAGAAGCCGTCGGCTCATCGAAAATCAAAATTTCCGCGCCTCTGTACAAGGTTTTCAGGATTTCCACACGCTGCTGCATGCCGACTGAAATGTCTTCGATGACCGCATGCGGATCAACGTTCAATCCATATTGTTCCGACACTTCCTTTACCCGTTTTGCTGCGTCTTTTTTATTGGTGATGCCGAATTTAGTCGGTTCACTTCCTAAAATGATATTTTCAGTGACAGTGAAATTTTCGACCAGCATAAAGTGCTGATGCACCATGCCGATTCCTAAATCATTCGCCACGTTTGGATTTGTTATATCGACTTTCTTGCCGCGCACCCGGATTTCTCCGCCATCCGGCTGGTATAAACCGAAAAGCACATTCATCAAAGTCGACTTGCCTGCTCCGTTTTCACCCAATAATGCGTGAATTTCGCCCTTTTTCAACTGCAGGGTTATATTGTCATTCGCAACAAAATTCCCGAACACTTTGCGGATATTGAGCATTTCGATTACATGTTCCACTGTTTCCACTCCTTCGAAAACTGCTGACTTCTTATTTTTTTAATTAATACAGGAAAGGCTTTTATCGCTAAAAACCTTTCATCTATTATTAATTTTCCAAAAATAGACGAAAAAAAATCATAAAGACCGGATTCCCCGGTCTTTATGATGACCGTATCTAGTGTGCTTATTTCACAGTTTCTGGTACAGTGATTTCGCCGCTGGCGATTTTCTCTTTGTACTCATCGATCTTAGCCATAACGTCTTCAGGGATTGCTCCACGTGAATCTGCAAGGCCTACACCGTCTTCAGCCAAACCGTAAGTGATTGTTTCGCCGCCAGGGAATTTGCCTTCTTTGGCCTTGTTTGAAATATCAATAACCGCTTTGTCTACGCCTTTAAGAACAGAAGTCAATGTTACGTTCGTGTCGCCGACTTGCCCTTCGTCGTACTGGTCAGCATCTACGCCGATAACCCAAACATTCTCGTCCGGATTTGCTTCTTTGCGTTCTTTAGCTTCAGTGAATACACCGTTTCCTGTACCGCCAGCTGCGTGGAATACGATATCTGCGCCAGCAGAGTACATACGGTTAGCTGTTGTTTTACCTAATTCTGCTTTATCAAATGCCCCTGTGTATTGAACGTCTACTACAACAGACGGGTCTGCCGCTTTAACGCCTTCAAGGAATCCTGCTTCAAAACGTTCGATAACTGGAATTTCCATCCCGCCAACAAATCCGATTTTTTTCGTTTCAGACATCAAAGCTGCTGCTACACCTGCAAGGTAAGCTCCTTCTTGCTCTTTGAACAATACGCTTGCTACGTTTGGAGCATCAACAACTGCATCAATGATTCCAATTTGAGCTTTCGGCTGCTGTTCAGCAATTTCTTTTACCGCGCCTTCCATCAAGAATCCGATGCCAAAGACTACGTTAAAATCGCGGCGGATCAAGTTGTTCAGGTTTGTATTGTAATCAGCATCAGAAGCTGATTGCAGATAGTCAATTCCACCGTCACCTTTTTTCAGGCCGTTTTCTTCACCAAATGCTTGCAGTCCTTCCCAAGCGGATTGGTTGAATGATTTATCATCCACACCGCCGACATCTGTAACCATAGCAACTGAGAAATCGCTTTTCTCTTCGCCGCTTCCAGAATCGCCAGTTGAAGTGCCTTCCTCACTGCCGCAAGCAGCCAGCATAGTTCCTGCAGCAAGCATCATCGAAAGACCCAGACCAAATTTACGTTTTGTCAATGTAATAACCCCCAAGGTAATTTTTTCATATTAGCAGGAATTTGCCGTTTTACACACGTTTTCGAACTACATGGAAACTGAATTTATCAGCCCGGAAGTAGTTCTTTGAATAAAGCACCACACGATCGTCTTCATCGTAATGGAGCTGTTTTAACTCAAGTAAAGCAGTTTCCGGATCACATTCCAAAATCGGCGAAGCTTGTTCATGATAGCCGATTGGATCGATAAAGGTGACCGCATACGAAATGCGGACATCCCCGGATTCCTCTATTGCAGAGAAAATGGAACTTTCTTTGCGCCCGAGAAAATCAGCCGGCAAAAAACTCGAAGGAACTTGATCGATGCAATAGACGACCGGTTCTCCGTTGGCTGTTCGGACGCGTTCAATAGTAATGACTGTCTCATCGGCTCTGAAATGAAAGCGTTTTAAATCGTCCTCGGAAGGAGGAGCCTCAGAAGTGCTTAAGTAAATCACACCCGGCTCCATTCCAACTTGCCGAATCATGTCCGACACACTTGTCAATTGTTCAATGCCCGATGTAAAGACGGGCTTCGGATTGACGAATGTACCGACGCCATGCCGACGGACAATGATATTATCTTCTTCCAGCAACCGCAGCGCTTCTCTCAAAGTCGCGCGGCTGACTCCCAGTGTTTTTGCCAATTCGAATTCGGAAGGCAACTTCTCTTTTTCTTTGTACAATCCGGCAGCAATATCCTGCTTCATCCGATCGATCACTTGGAGATACAGAGCACGATGATCCGATTTTATTGTCATGCGATTCACCACCAATGACAGAGATCAGACATCTGATGTAAAACATTCCTACTAATCAAAATTACTATAACACTTATTCAAAACTAAATAAATAGTCTTTTGTCGAATTTCGCGAATTTTCATTCCAAAACTTTTAGCAGGTGTAATCATATCGTCACAAAAAACGCTTGATTTTTTAATAATCTTCCTGCTTTGGAACTAAAACCGTACGGGGCTTACTGCCCTCATAAGGGCCAACCACGCCGCGCTGCTCCATTTGGTCTATGATTCGGGCAGCCCGGGAATACCCAACACGGAAGCGCCGTTGCAGCATGGAAACCGAAGCTGTCTGCATTTCTGAAACCAATTGTACCGCTTCGTCGTAAATTTCGTCTGTGTCATCGTCGATTGCCGATTCTTCCACTTCAGTCGGAATCATGTCTTCCTGGTATTGGGCTTTTTGCTGTTCAATTGCAAAATCGACCACTTTTTCCACTTCCGAGTCCGACAAGAACGCACCTTGCACACGCACCGGCTTCGATTTGCCGGCGCCGAGGAACAGCATGTCACCGCGGCCCAGCAATTTCTCCGCTCCGCCCATATCAAGAATCGTCCGTGAGTCGATAGCAGATGAAACAGCAAACGCAATTCGGGACGGGATATTCGCTTTGATGACGCCTGTGATGACGTTAACGCTTGGGCGCTGTGTAGCGATGATCAAATGGATGCCGGCAGCACGCGCCATCTGTGCCAAGCGCGTAATGG is from Planococcus liqunii and encodes:
- a CDS encoding GntR family transcriptional regulator, with the translated sequence MTIKSDHRALYLQVIDRMKQDIAAGLYKEKEKLPSEFELAKTLGVSRATLREALRLLEEDNIIVRRHGVGTFVNPKPVFTSGIEQLTSVSDMIRQVGMEPGVIYLSTSEAPPSEDDLKRFHFRADETVITIERVRTANGEPVVYCIDQVPSSFLPADFLGRKESSIFSAIEESGDVRISYAVTFIDPIGYHEQASPILECDPETALLELKQLHYDEDDRVVLYSKNYFRADKFSFHVVRKRV
- a CDS encoding ABC transporter ATP-binding protein, translated to MEHVIEMLNIRKVFGNFVANDNITLQLKKGEIHALLGENGAGKSTLMNVLFGLYQPDGGEIRVRGKKVDITNPNVANDLGIGMVHQHFMLVENFTVTENIILGSEPTKFGITNKKDAAKRVKEVSEQYGLNVDPHAVIEDISVGMQQRVEILKTLYRGAEILIFDEPTASLTPQEIVELIQIMKRLIAEGKSIILITHKLKEIMDVSDRVTVIRKGQGVGTVTTSETSPAELASLMVGRQVEFKTVKTPANPKDVILNIQKLVVEDYRGVEMVKSLDLNVRQGEIVGIAGIDGNGQSELIEAITGLRKVKSGLITIHGKDVTNMKPRKVTESGVGHIPQDRHKHGLVLDFPIGHNISLQTYYTAPISKGGIIDYDKIDQKAKDIIAAYDVRTQGPHEPARALSGGNQQKAIIGREVDRNPELLIAALPTRGLDVGAIEFIHSRLIEQRDNGKAVLLISFELDEVMNVSDRIAVIHDGEIVDIVKPEETTEQELGLLMAGHHIREGLKNGLEREGEDQHVD
- a CDS encoding BMP family lipoprotein; its protein translation is MTKRKFGLGLSMMLAAGTMLAACGSEEGTSTGDSGSGEEKSDFSVAMVTDVGGVDDKSFNQSAWEGLQAFGEENGLKKGDGGIDYLQSASDADYNTNLNNLIRRDFNVVFGIGFLMEGAVKEIAEQQPKAQIGIIDAVVDAPNVASVLFKEQEGAYLAGVAAALMSETKKIGFVGGMEIPVIERFEAGFLEGVKAADPSVVVDVQYTGAFDKAELGKTTANRMYSAGADIVFHAAGGTGNGVFTEAKERKEANPDENVWVIGVDADQYDEGQVGDTNVTLTSVLKGVDKAVIDISNKAKEGKFPGGETITYGLAEDGVGLADSRGAIPEDVMAKIDEYKEKIASGEITVPETVK
- a CDS encoding ABC transporter permease gives rise to the protein MSTKATNILVPVISVILGLIVGAIIMLVSGYNPVDGYLALWNGIFGDLYTVGETLRQITPYLLAGLAVAFAFRSGLFNIGVEGQLIVGWFAAAYVGVAVELPKIIHLPLAILAAAAAGALWGFVPGLLKAKFHVHEVIVTIMMNYIALHVTNALIKTVSGDGDRTESIFASASLRSEFFENLTEFSRLHYGIILALVMVGVMWFILEKTTLGFELKAVGFNHNASQYAGMNVNKNIVLAMVISGAFAGLGGAMEALGTFEYVSSKAGFTGIGFDGIAVALLGMNTPLGVIFGATLFGSLKYGALNMPNAAGIPLEIVEIVIAVIIFFVASGYVIRLFLLRAAKKKEAK